A single region of the Gorilla gorilla gorilla isolate KB3781 chromosome 1, NHGRI_mGorGor1-v2.1_pri, whole genome shotgun sequence genome encodes:
- the RGS21 gene encoding regulator of G-protein signaling 21, whose amino-acid sequence MPVKCCFYRSPTAETMTWSENMDTLLANQAGLDAFRIFLKSEFSEENVEFWLACEDFKKTKNADKIASKAKMIYSEFIEADAPKEINIDFSTRDLISKNIAEPTLKCFDEAQKLIYCLMAKDSFPRFLKSEIYKKLVNSQQVPNHKKWLPFL is encoded by the exons ATGCCAGTGAA ATGCTGTTTCTACAGGTCACCAACTGCGGAAACAATGACATGGTCTGAAAATATGGACACACTTTTAGCCAACCAAG CTGGTCTAGATGCTTTCCGAATATTTCTAAAATCAGAGTTCAGTGAAGAAAATGTTGAGTTCTGGCTTGCCTGTGAAGACTTTAAGAAAACGAAAAATGCAGACAAAATTGCTTCCAAAGCCAAGATGATTTATTCTGAATTCATTGAAGCTGATGCACCTAAAGAG ATTAACATTGACTTCAGTAccagagacctcatctcaaagaATATTGCTGAACCAACACTCAAATGCTTTGATGAGGCTCAGAAATTAATCTATTGTCTCATGGCCAAGGATTCTTTCCCTCGATTTCTAAAGTCAGAGATTTATAAAAAACTGGTAAATAGCCAACAGGTTCCAAATCATAAAAAATGGCTCCCTTTTTTGTGA